A genomic segment from Pollutimonas thiosulfatoxidans encodes:
- a CDS encoding site-specific DNA-methyltransferase, with amino-acid sequence MSRLTDLIAKAKAKDSALGAELDREFKILSSRLPFGLNFERHSPEAVELPLRPIRKGDKVRVLSERGTTQKGDQRLWQVKSIHKAKKTADLELLDATEVEMQTVALGDLVVVAQFRDIIYPGLVSTGKVQRGGDKPCHTVINGENYHALKALTYTHRGKVDVIYIDPPYNTGAKDWKYNNDYVEGDDQYRHSKWLAMMERRLLVAKELLNPADSVLIVTIDEKEYLRLGLLLEQVFPEARTQMVSVSINPAAVARAGYFGRSDEYYFFVMLGRSGVKPIRLSDEWITTKGRTHKGDIRWDLLRKSGSSPTRDGHPETFYPFFVYEDGKSFHSVGEPIGVGANRHDTVAPDGTIAVWPIRKNGTEGRWRLKPSTVREVLSSGGLRLGELKGETTPVYYLAEGERSKIENGTYEVLGRRDDGSVITSTLETTDRVTVPGSQWRIGSHDATQYGTRLLLNFLPYRRFPFPKSLYAVEDALRFFVSDKSEAVILDFFSGSGTTAHAVMRLNKQDGGQRQCISVTNNEVAADEQKKLREAGWRPGDAEWEKWGICDYITKPRVAAAITGKTPDGEPIKGDYKFTDEFPMAEGFEENAEFFTLTYETPVSVNYNLAFNRIAPLLWLRAGAQGSRIDKLPDNGWAVANTYGLLSNVDAATPFIKALAKADGVRIAYIVTDDDRRFQAIAKRLPDGVEPVRLYESYLTNFSFTNGE; translated from the coding sequence GTGTCCAGACTGACTGATTTGATTGCCAAGGCAAAAGCCAAAGATTCGGCCCTGGGGGCTGAGTTGGATCGAGAGTTCAAGATTCTCTCTTCGCGCCTTCCCTTCGGCTTGAACTTCGAGCGGCATAGCCCCGAAGCGGTTGAACTGCCGCTGCGCCCGATACGCAAGGGCGACAAGGTGCGCGTGCTGTCGGAACGTGGCACAACCCAAAAGGGCGATCAGCGGCTGTGGCAGGTGAAGTCGATCCACAAGGCGAAGAAAACGGCTGACTTGGAGCTGCTGGATGCGACAGAGGTCGAAATGCAGACCGTGGCGCTGGGGGATTTGGTGGTGGTAGCCCAGTTCCGCGACATCATCTATCCCGGCCTGGTCAGCACCGGTAAAGTGCAGCGTGGTGGCGACAAGCCGTGCCACACCGTCATCAACGGTGAGAACTACCACGCTCTCAAAGCGCTGACCTATACCCACCGGGGAAAGGTGGACGTCATCTATATCGACCCGCCGTATAACACCGGGGCGAAGGACTGGAAGTATAACAACGACTATGTGGAGGGCGACGACCAATATCGTCACAGCAAATGGCTGGCGATGATGGAGCGCCGCTTGCTGGTAGCGAAAGAATTGTTGAATCCGGCGGATTCAGTGTTGATCGTAACTATTGATGAAAAGGAGTATCTGCGGCTTGGGTTGCTTTTAGAACAGGTATTCCCAGAAGCTAGAACCCAAATGGTTAGTGTTTCAATCAACCCAGCAGCGGTTGCTCGTGCAGGGTATTTCGGCAGATCCGACGAGTATTATTTTTTCGTGATGCTGGGGCGAAGTGGGGTCAAACCAATTCGCCTTTCTGACGAGTGGATCACGACAAAGGGCCGAACTCATAAAGGTGACATTCGATGGGATTTACTTCGAAAATCTGGATCAAGTCCAACTCGAGACGGGCACCCTGAAACTTTCTACCCTTTTTTTGTTTATGAAGATGGGAAATCGTTCCATAGCGTTGGTGAACCAATTGGGGTAGGTGCGAATCGTCACGACACGGTAGCTCCCGATGGAACGATAGCTGTTTGGCCCATCCGCAAAAACGGAACAGAGGGACGTTGGCGGCTTAAGCCATCCACTGTGAGAGAAGTTTTGTCGTCCGGAGGGCTTCGACTTGGAGAACTGAAGGGTGAAACAACTCCCGTATATTACCTGGCAGAGGGCGAGCGTTCGAAAATTGAGAACGGAACTTATGAGGTGCTTGGGCGTCGCGACGACGGATCGGTAATTACTTCGACACTAGAAACGACAGATCGCGTTACCGTACCTGGCTCTCAATGGCGTATTGGTTCACATGATGCGACACAATACGGCACGAGGTTGCTGCTGAATTTTCTTCCTTATCGCAGATTTCCATTTCCAAAGTCGCTCTATGCGGTTGAAGATGCACTACGTTTCTTTGTCTCTGACAAATCGGAGGCTGTTATTCTCGACTTCTTTTCTGGTTCTGGAACCACTGCGCACGCTGTAATGCGGCTTAACAAGCAAGACGGCGGGCAGCGCCAATGCATCAGTGTGACTAACAACGAAGTTGCCGCTGACGAACAGAAAAAGTTGCGCGAAGCAGGTTGGCGTCCCGGCGATGCCGAGTGGGAAAAGTGGGGCATCTGCGACTACATCACCAAACCTCGCGTTGCCGCTGCCATCACGGGCAAGACACCCGACGGCGAACCCATCAAGGGCGACTACAAATTCACCGATGAATTTCCGATGGCTGAAGGCTTCGAGGAAAACGCAGAGTTCTTCACGCTGACCTATGAGACGCCGGTATCGGTCAATTACAACCTGGCGTTCAACCGGATTGCGCCGTTGCTGTGGCTGCGAGCAGGAGCGCAGGGCAGTCGCATAGACAAGCTGCCCGACAATGGGTGGGCGGTGGCCAATACTTATGGCTTGCTCAGCAATGTGGATGCGGCCACACCCTTTATCAAGGCGCTGGCTAAGGCCGATGGAGTACGCATTGCCTATATCGTCACCGATGATGACCGCCGCTTCCAGGCGATTGCCAAGCGGTTGCCCGATGGCGTCGAGCCGGTGCGCTTGTACGAATCGTATCTGACCAATTTCAGCTTCACTAACGGAGAGTAA
- the aadA1 gene encoding ANT(3'')-Ia family aminoglycoside nucleotidyltransferase AadA1, with product MREAVIAEVSTQLSEVVGVIERHLEPTLLAVHLYGSAVDGGLKPHSDIDLLVTVTVRLDETTRRALINDLLETSASPGESEILRAVEVTIVVHDDIIPWRYPAKRELQFGEWQRNDILAGIFEPATIDIDLAILLTKAREHSVALVGPAAEELFDPVPEQDLFEALNETLTLWNSPPDWAGDERNVVLTLSRIWYSAVTGKIAPKDVAADWAMERLPAQYQPVILEARQAYLGQEEDRLASRADQLEEFVHYVKGEITKVVGK from the coding sequence ATGAGGGAAGCGGTGATCGCCGAAGTATCGACTCAACTATCAGAGGTAGTTGGCGTCATCGAGCGCCATCTCGAACCGACGTTGCTGGCCGTACATTTGTACGGCTCCGCAGTGGATGGCGGCCTGAAGCCACACAGTGATATTGATTTGCTGGTTACGGTGACCGTAAGGCTTGATGAAACAACGCGGCGAGCTTTGATCAACGACCTTTTGGAAACTTCGGCTTCCCCTGGAGAGAGCGAGATTCTCCGCGCTGTAGAAGTCACCATTGTTGTGCACGACGACATCATTCCGTGGCGTTATCCAGCTAAGCGCGAACTGCAATTTGGAGAATGGCAGCGCAATGACATTCTTGCAGGTATCTTCGAGCCAGCCACGATCGACATTGATCTGGCTATCTTGCTGACAAAAGCAAGAGAACATAGCGTTGCCTTGGTAGGTCCAGCGGCGGAGGAACTCTTTGATCCGGTTCCTGAACAGGATCTATTTGAGGCGCTAAATGAAACCTTAACGCTATGGAACTCGCCGCCCGACTGGGCTGGCGATGAGCGAAATGTAGTGCTTACGTTGTCCCGCATTTGGTACAGCGCAGTAACCGGCAAAATCGCGCCGAAGGATGTCGCTGCCGACTGGGCAATGGAGCGCCTGCCGGCCCAGTATCAGCCCGTCATACTTGAAGCTAGACAGGCTTATCTTGGACAAGAAGAAGATCGCTTGGCCTCCCGCGCAGATCAGTTGGAAGAATTTGTTCACTACGTGAAAGGCGAGATCACCAAGGTAGTCGGCAAATAA
- a CDS encoding chloramphenicol/florfenicol efflux MFS transporter FloR2: MTTTRPAWAYTLPAALLLMAPFDILASLAMDIYLPVVPAMPGVLNTTPSIIQLTLSLYMVMLGVGQVIFGPLSDRVGRRPILLVGATAFVAASLGAACSSTALAFVAFRLVQAVGASAMLVATFATVRDVYANRPEGAVIYGLFSSMLAFVPALGPIAGALIGEFWGWQAIFITLAALASLALLNASFRWHETRPLDQARTQRSVLPIFASPAFWVYTVGFSAGMGTFFVFFSTAPRVLIGQAGYSEIGFSLAFATVALVMVTTTRFAKSFVAKWGIAGCVARGMALLVSGAILLGIGQLFGSPSFFSFILPMWVVAVGIVFTVSVTANGALAQFDDIAGSAVAFYFCIQSLIVSIVGTLAVTLLNGDTAWPVICYATAMAVLVSLGLALLRSRDAATEKSPVV; encoded by the coding sequence ATGACCACCACACGCCCCGCGTGGGCCTATACGCTGCCGGCAGCCTTGCTGCTTATGGCTCCCTTCGACATCCTCGCCTCGCTGGCGATGGATATTTATCTTCCAGTCGTTCCGGCGATGCCGGGCGTCCTGAACACGACTCCATCCATAATCCAACTCACGTTGAGCCTCTACATGGTGATGCTCGGTGTGGGCCAAGTGATCTTTGGGCCACTCTCCGATCGCGTCGGGCGACGGCCGATCCTGCTTGTAGGCGCAACGGCTTTCGTTGCTGCGTCTCTGGGAGCGGCTTGTTCTTCAACTGCATTAGCCTTTGTTGCGTTTCGTCTGGTTCAGGCTGTTGGAGCATCGGCCATGCTGGTGGCCACCTTCGCGACCGTGCGCGACGTATATGCCAATCGTCCCGAAGGTGCCGTCATCTACGGCCTTTTCAGTTCGATGCTGGCGTTCGTGCCTGCGCTCGGCCCTATAGCCGGTGCGCTGATCGGCGAGTTTTGGGGATGGCAGGCGATCTTCATCACACTGGCTGCACTGGCTTCGCTCGCACTCTTAAACGCCAGTTTCAGGTGGCATGAAACCCGACCGTTGGATCAGGCCAGAACGCAACGATCTGTTTTGCCGATCTTCGCGAGTCCGGCCTTTTGGGTTTACACGGTCGGATTTAGTGCCGGCATGGGCACATTCTTCGTTTTCTTCTCGACAGCCCCCCGTGTTCTCATAGGCCAAGCCGGCTATTCCGAGATCGGATTTAGCTTGGCCTTCGCGACTGTCGCGCTGGTCATGGTCACGACAACCCGCTTCGCAAAGTCCTTCGTTGCCAAATGGGGTATCGCGGGATGCGTAGCGCGCGGGATGGCGTTGCTCGTTTCCGGCGCGATCCTGTTGGGGATCGGCCAACTTTTCGGATCGCCGTCATTTTTCAGCTTCATCCTGCCGATGTGGGTTGTCGCGGTCGGCATTGTCTTCACGGTGTCCGTTACCGCCAACGGCGCACTTGCGCAGTTCGACGACATCGCTGGATCAGCGGTTGCGTTCTACTTCTGCATCCAAAGCCTGATAGTCAGTATCGTCGGGACATTGGCGGTGACGCTGTTAAACGGCGATACAGCGTGGCCCGTGATTTGTTACGCCACGGCAATGGCAGTGCTGGTGTCGTTGGGGCTGGCGCTCCTTCGATCCCGTGATGCTGCCACCGAGAAGTCGCCAGTCGTCTAG
- the tetR(G) gene encoding tetracycline resistance transcriptional repressor TetR(G) → MTKLDKGTVIAAALELLNEVGMDSLTTRKLAERLKVQQPALYWHFQNKRALLDALAEAMLAERHTRSLPEENEDWRVFLKENALSFRTALLSYRDGARIHAGTRPTEPNFGTAETQIRFLCAEGFCPKRAVWALRAVSHYVVGSVLEQQASDADERVPDRPDVSEQAPSSFLHDLFHELETDGMDAAFNFGLDSLIAGFERLRSSTTD, encoded by the coding sequence ATGACCAAACTGGACAAGGGCACCGTGATCGCGGCGGCGCTAGAGCTGTTGAACGAGGTTGGCATGGACAGCCTGACGACGCGGAAGCTCGCTGAACGCCTCAAGGTTCAGCAGCCTGCGCTTTACTGGCATTTCCAGAACAAGCGAGCGCTGCTTGATGCGCTCGCCGAGGCGATGCTGGCGGAACGCCATACCCGCTCGCTACCCGAAGAGAATGAGGACTGGCGGGTGTTCCTGAAAGAGAATGCCCTGAGCTTCAGAACGGCGTTGCTCTCTTATCGGGACGGCGCGCGTATCCATGCCGGCACTCGACCGACAGAACCGAATTTTGGCACCGCCGAGACGCAAATACGCTTTCTCTGCGCGGAGGGCTTTTGTCCGAAGCGCGCCGTTTGGGCGCTCCGGGCGGTCAGTCACTATGTGGTCGGTTCCGTTCTCGAGCAGCAGGCATCTGATGCCGATGAGAGAGTTCCGGACAGGCCAGATGTGTCCGAGCAAGCACCGTCGTCCTTCCTGCACGATCTGTTTCACGAGTTGGAAACAGACGGCATGGATGCTGCGTTCAACTTCGGACTCGACAGCCTCATCGCTGGTTTCGAGCGGCTGCGTTCATCTACAACAGATTAG
- a CDS encoding DEAD/DEAH box helicase has translation MKFTLKDYQRDAVRDSLNNLGKARRLWHNESDRTAFSLTAVTGAGKTVMAAATFEALFHGDDEFSFDADPGAVVIWFSDDPSLNEQTRFRFIEASDRINYTDLVVVENTFNRPKFQAGKIYFLNTQKLSKNSLLVRGHDPEEMAAKLDSTFADMRPDLRAYTIWDTIQNTIEDPDLTLYLVLDEAHRGMGVQTAASQNAKSTIVQRLINGVGSVPGVPAVWGISATVERFNKAIESAGKHIKLPNVEVDASKVQESGLIKDTILLDIPDNAGDFDTVLVRRATDKLKESSLAWGAYSKQQQEAQLVVPLMVLQVPNTPDPDEIGRALDTIFERYPELPSASVAHVFGDHTTQRFGNRDVPYIEPQRVQESAWVRVLIAKDAISTGWDCPRAEVMVSFRAASDKTHITQLLGRLVRSPLARRIPGNDRLNAVDCLLPKFNRKAVEQVVDELTTGNEAATPGRVLIDYMEVQPNPAVAPAVWEAFEALPSQTRPQRGARPAVRLTSLAHELASDDILSGAGRLAHAEMHAALDSFQADNEAKIKAKRQSVLVVDGKTVKADMLGQGRSLEQFWEDADMAVIDDAYRRAARIFSPAIAHSYVDHLASQEADRNEDPEGFLEAIMEARVTVAGLGLVMEAQAYFDAEADKLAKDWLTRYGAQIKALSDDRRESYRQIIEMSTEPQDVGLLKPEARYEATKANENGKVRVLPVWDDHLLCNDAGKYPAELNDWERTVVETESARPGFSFWYRNPQQPGQASLGIAYEKSGQYGIVRPDFLFFATQGDGSLVVDLVDPHGLHLSDALVKLQGLALYAANHADTYRRIESIAQVKGSDKLRVLNLKRREVQDAVADAQDAEVLFSSGLADDYQ, from the coding sequence ATGAAGTTCACGCTCAAAGACTACCAGCGCGACGCCGTCCGCGACTCCCTGAATAACCTGGGCAAGGCCCGCCGCCTGTGGCATAACGAATCCGACCGAACGGCGTTTTCGCTTACAGCGGTGACTGGTGCGGGTAAGACCGTGATGGCCGCTGCCACATTCGAGGCGCTGTTTCACGGTGATGATGAGTTCAGCTTTGATGCCGACCCCGGCGCGGTGGTGATCTGGTTCAGCGACGACCCTTCGCTGAACGAACAGACCCGCTTTCGCTTTATCGAGGCGAGTGACCGCATCAACTACACCGACCTGGTGGTGGTGGAAAACACCTTCAACAGACCGAAATTCCAGGCGGGGAAAATTTACTTCCTCAATACCCAGAAGCTCAGCAAGAACAGCTTGCTGGTGCGTGGCCATGATCCTGAAGAAATGGCCGCCAAGCTGGACAGCACCTTCGCGGACATGCGGCCCGACCTGCGGGCATACACGATTTGGGACACTATTCAGAACACCATTGAAGACCCGGATTTGACGCTTTATCTGGTGCTGGATGAGGCGCACCGTGGTATGGGTGTGCAGACAGCAGCCAGCCAGAACGCCAAAAGCACGATTGTGCAGCGGCTCATCAATGGCGTGGGCAGCGTGCCCGGTGTTCCTGCTGTCTGGGGTATTTCAGCCACGGTGGAGCGGTTCAACAAAGCGATTGAGTCGGCAGGCAAACACATCAAGCTGCCCAATGTGGAAGTTGATGCGTCCAAGGTGCAAGAGTCCGGCCTGATCAAGGACACCATCCTGCTGGATATTCCAGACAATGCGGGCGATTTCGATACCGTGCTGGTGCGGCGTGCGACCGATAAATTGAAGGAATCCAGTCTTGCCTGGGGCGCTTATTCCAAGCAGCAACAGGAAGCTCAGCTTGTCGTGCCATTGATGGTTTTGCAGGTGCCCAACACGCCTGACCCCGATGAAATCGGGCGGGCGCTGGATACCATTTTCGAGCGCTACCCTGAGCTGCCCTCTGCCAGCGTGGCGCACGTTTTTGGGGATCACACCACACAGCGCTTCGGTAACCGCGATGTGCCCTACATCGAGCCGCAGCGAGTTCAAGAATCGGCCTGGGTGCGGGTGCTGATTGCCAAGGATGCGATCAGCACCGGCTGGGATTGCCCGCGTGCCGAGGTCATGGTGTCGTTCCGTGCGGCCAGCGACAAGACGCACATCACGCAGTTGCTGGGTCGCCTGGTACGTTCGCCGCTGGCCCGCCGTATTCCTGGCAACGACCGCCTGAACGCAGTGGACTGCTTGCTGCCGAAATTCAATCGCAAGGCCGTGGAGCAGGTGGTCGATGAGCTGACAACTGGCAACGAGGCGGCAACGCCTGGGCGCGTGTTGATCGACTACATGGAGGTGCAGCCGAACCCTGCTGTCGCGCCTGCCGTGTGGGAAGCATTCGAGGCGTTGCCGTCACAAACGCGGCCGCAACGTGGTGCCAGGCCTGCGGTCAGGTTGACTTCGTTGGCACACGAATTGGCGTCCGACGATATTCTGTCCGGCGCGGGCAGACTGGCACACGCCGAGATGCACGCCGCCTTGGATTCGTTTCAGGCCGACAACGAAGCCAAGATCAAGGCCAAGCGGCAGTCCGTGTTAGTTGTGGACGGGAAAACCGTGAAAGCAGACATGCTGGGACAGGGCCGGAGCCTGGAACAGTTCTGGGAAGATGCCGATATGGCGGTGATCGACGATGCCTACCGCCGTGCGGCGCGCATCTTCAGCCCGGCGATTGCTCATTCGTATGTCGACCATCTGGCGAGCCAGGAGGCCGACCGGAACGAAGACCCGGAAGGCTTTCTTGAGGCCATCATGGAGGCCCGCGTAACCGTTGCTGGTTTGGGGCTGGTGATGGAGGCGCAGGCCTATTTTGATGCTGAGGCCGATAAGCTAGCGAAGGACTGGTTGACTCGGTATGGGGCGCAGATCAAGGCGCTCAGCGATGATCGACGCGAGTCCTACAGGCAGATCATCGAAATGAGCACGGAGCCGCAGGACGTGGGCTTGCTCAAGCCTGAAGCTCGTTATGAGGCAACCAAGGCGAACGAAAACGGCAAGGTGAGAGTGCTCCCAGTCTGGGATGACCACTTGCTATGCAACGATGCCGGCAAATACCCCGCTGAACTGAATGACTGGGAGCGGACGGTAGTCGAGACTGAATCGGCAAGGCCGGGGTTCTCGTTCTGGTATCGCAACCCGCAGCAGCCTGGGCAGGCTTCGCTGGGTATTGCCTATGAGAAATCGGGGCAGTACGGCATTGTTCGCCCGGACTTTCTGTTCTTTGCCACTCAGGGGGATGGCTCTCTCGTCGTCGATCTGGTTGACCCGCACGGCCTGCATTTGAGCGACGCGCTAGTCAAGCTGCAGGGCTTGGCTCTGTATGCTGCCAATCATGCTGATACCTATCGCCGAATTGAGTCCATCGCCCAGGTGAAGGGCAGCGACAAACTGCGTGTGCTCAACCTGAAACGGCGGGAAGTGCAGGATGCGGTGGCGGACGCCCAAGATGCGGAGGTTTTGTTCAGCAGCGGGCTGGCAGATGACTATCAGTGA
- a CDS encoding recombinase family protein, which translates to MNQRIGYARVSTDDQHLDLQRDALQQAGCGVIYEEAASGKNTARPELEQCRKALRAGDTLVVWRLDRLGRSLPDLVQIVTDLEQRSIGFESLTEKIETGSAAGKLIFHVFAALAEFERGLIRERTQAGLAAARARGRAGGRKPKLDEQQVREIKALLRDPHIQVADVARRYGVSRTTIYKHCGVVQPRHQ; encoded by the coding sequence ATGAATCAACGCATAGGATACGCCCGCGTATCAACCGATGATCAGCACCTTGACCTGCAGCGCGACGCGCTCCAGCAGGCTGGGTGTGGCGTGATCTATGAAGAAGCGGCCAGTGGCAAGAATACGGCTCGCCCCGAGCTTGAGCAGTGCCGCAAGGCGCTGCGGGCAGGGGACACCCTGGTGGTGTGGCGGCTGGATCGGCTCGGGCGCAGCCTGCCAGACCTTGTGCAGATCGTGACCGATCTTGAGCAGCGCAGCATCGGCTTTGAAAGTTTGACAGAAAAGATCGAAACCGGCAGCGCGGCGGGCAAGCTTATTTTTCATGTGTTCGCAGCGCTGGCCGAATTTGAGCGCGGTTTGATCCGAGAGCGGACGCAAGCCGGGTTGGCGGCCGCTCGTGCCCGTGGCCGCGCCGGTGGCCGCAAGCCGAAGCTGGATGAACAGCAGGTTAGAGAGATCAAAGCCCTGCTGCGTGACCCCCATATTCAGGTGGCTGACGTGGCCCGTCGCTATGGCGTATCTCGAACCACGATTTACAAGCATTGCGGCGTCGTACAACCACGCCATCAATAG
- the folP gene encoding dihydropteroate synthase, with translation MVTVFGILNLTEDSFFDESRRLDPAGAVTAAIEMLRVGSDVVDVGPAASHPDARPVSPADEIRRIAPLLDALSDQMHRVSIDSFQPETQRYALKRGVGYLNDIQGFPDPALYPDIAEADCRLVVMHSAQRDGIATRTGHLRPEDALDEIVRFFEARVSALRRSGVAADRLILDPGMDRRLVHGETADLAPTGFGQQVREAMDQRREHHIEQRDATRNRDGRIFYRRNLLATLREREVARAGAEMAEGKALPFRAAKDGESVSGKFTGTVQLTSGKFAIVEKSHEFTLVPWRPIIDRQLGREVAGIMQGGSVSWQLGRQRGLGL, from the coding sequence ATGGTGACGGTGTTCGGCATTCTGAATCTCACCGAGGACTCCTTCTTCGATGAGAGCCGGCGGCTAGACCCCGCCGGCGCTGTCACCGCGGCGATCGAAATGCTGCGAGTCGGATCAGACGTCGTGGATGTCGGACCGGCCGCCAGCCATCCGGACGCGAGGCCTGTATCGCCGGCCGATGAGATCAGACGTATTGCGCCGCTCTTAGACGCCCTGTCCGATCAGATGCACCGTGTTTCAATCGACAGCTTCCAACCGGAAACCCAGCGCTATGCGCTCAAGCGCGGCGTGGGCTACCTGAACGATATCCAAGGATTTCCTGACCCTGCGCTCTATCCCGATATTGCTGAGGCGGACTGCAGGCTGGTGGTTATGCACTCAGCGCAGCGGGATGGCATCGCCACCCGCACCGGTCACCTTCGACCCGAAGACGCGCTCGACGAGATTGTGCGGTTCTTCGAGGCGCGGGTTTCCGCCTTGCGACGGAGCGGGGTCGCTGCCGACCGGCTCATCCTCGATCCGGGGATGGACCGGCGATTGGTCCATGGCGAAACGGCCGACCTTGCGCCGACCGGCTTCGGGCAACAGGTCCGCGAAGCCATGGACCAGCGCCGCGAGCATCATATCGAACAGCGCGACGCCACGCGCAACAGGGACGGCCGAATCTTCTACCGGCGCAATCTTCTCGCCACCCTGCGCGAGCGGGAAGTTGCGCGCGCCGGTGCGGAGATGGCCGAGGGCAAGGCGCTGCCGTTCCGCGCCGCCAAGGATGGTGAGAGTGTCAGCGGCAAGTTCACCGGGACTGTCCAGCTAACGAGCGGCAAGTTCGCCATCGTGGAAAAGAGCCACGAGTTCACCCTTGTCCCGTGGCGGCCGATCATCGACCGCCAGCTCGGCCGCGAGGTCGCGGGTATCATGCAGGGCGGTTCGGTGTCGTGGCAGTTAGGGCGGCAGCGGGGGTTGGGGCTATAG
- the intI1 gene encoding class 1 integron integrase IntI1, translating to MKTATAPLPPLRSVKVLDQLRERIRYLHYSLRTEQAYVHWVRAFIRFHGVRHPATLGSSEVEAFLSWLANERKVSVSTHRQALAALLFFYGKVLCTDLPWLQEIGRPRPSRRLPVVLTPDEVVRILGFLEGEHRLFAQLLYGTGMRISEGLQLRVKDLDFDHGTIIVREGKGSKDRALMLPESLAPSLREQLSRARAWWLKDQAEGRSGVALPDALERKYPRAGHSWPWFWVFAQHTHSTDPRSGVVRRHHMYDQTFQRAFKRAVEQAGITKPATPHTLRHSFATALLRSGYDIRTVQDLLGHSDVSTTMIYTHVLKVGGAGVRSPLDALPPLTSER from the coding sequence ATGAAAACCGCCACTGCGCCGTTACCACCGCTGCGTTCGGTCAAGGTTCTGGACCAGTTGCGTGAGCGCATACGCTACTTGCATTACAGTTTACGAACCGAACAGGCTTATGTCCACTGGGTTCGTGCCTTCATCCGTTTCCACGGTGTGCGTCACCCGGCAACCTTGGGCAGCAGCGAAGTCGAGGCATTTCTGTCCTGGCTGGCGAACGAGCGCAAGGTTTCGGTCTCCACGCATCGTCAGGCATTGGCGGCCTTGCTGTTCTTCTACGGCAAGGTGCTGTGCACGGATCTGCCCTGGCTTCAGGAGATCGGAAGACCTCGGCCGTCGCGGCGCTTGCCGGTGGTGCTGACCCCGGATGAAGTGGTTCGCATCCTCGGTTTTCTGGAAGGCGAGCATCGTTTGTTCGCCCAGCTTCTGTATGGAACGGGCATGCGGATCAGTGAGGGTTTGCAACTGCGGGTCAAGGATCTGGATTTCGATCACGGCACGATCATCGTGCGGGAGGGCAAGGGCTCCAAGGATCGGGCCTTGATGTTACCCGAGAGCTTGGCACCCAGCCTGCGCGAGCAGCTGTCGCGTGCACGGGCATGGTGGCTGAAGGACCAGGCCGAGGGCCGCAGCGGCGTTGCGCTTCCCGACGCCCTTGAGCGGAAGTATCCGCGCGCCGGGCATTCCTGGCCGTGGTTCTGGGTTTTTGCGCAGCACACGCATTCGACCGATCCACGGAGCGGTGTCGTGCGTCGCCATCACATGTATGACCAGACCTTTCAGCGCGCCTTCAAACGTGCCGTAGAACAAGCAGGCATCACGAAGCCCGCCACACCGCACACCCTCCGCCACTCGTTCGCGACGGCCTTGCTCCGCAGCGGTTACGACATTCGAACCGTGCAGGATCTGCTCGGCCATTCCGACGTCTCTACGACGATGATTTACACGCATGTGCTGAAAGTTGGCGGTGCCGGAGTGCGCTCACCGCTTGATGCGCTGCCGCCCCTCACTAGTGAGAGGTAG
- a CDS encoding quaternary ammonium compound efflux SMR transporter QacE delta 1, with protein sequence MKGWLFLVIAIVGEVIATSALKSSEGFTKLAPSAVVIIGYGIAFYFLSLVLKSIPVGVAYAVWSGLGVVIITAIAWLLHGQKLDAWGFVGMGLIIAAFLLARSPSWKSLRRPTPW encoded by the coding sequence ATGAAAGGCTGGCTTTTTCTTGTTATCGCAATAGTTGGCGAAGTAATCGCAACATCCGCATTAAAATCTAGCGAGGGCTTTACTAAGCTTGCCCCTTCCGCCGTTGTCATAATCGGTTATGGCATCGCATTTTATTTTCTTTCTCTGGTTCTGAAATCCATCCCTGTCGGTGTTGCTTATGCAGTCTGGTCGGGACTCGGCGTCGTCATAATTACAGCCATTGCCTGGTTGCTTCATGGGCAAAAGCTTGATGCGTGGGGCTTTGTAGGTATGGGGCTCATAATTGCTGCCTTTTTGCTCGCCCGATCCCCATCGTGGAAGTCGCTGCGGAGGCCGACGCCATGGTGA